From a single Nitrospinaceae bacterium genomic region:
- a CDS encoding cupin domain-containing protein, translating into MDALVFRQEEKPWLSPPAHYNALSKMLVAPENSGSQHFDFRISIYQPGGWAEAHKHEQAENIYYILKGTARVTLDGKPHICEPGAVIFIPPGVMHGIDNPGTSDLEFVVVASPPDDMARP; encoded by the coding sequence ATGGACGCTCTCGTATTCCGGCAAGAGGAAAAACCATGGCTCTCCCCTCCTGCGCATTATAACGCACTATCCAAGATGCTCGTCGCGCCCGAGAACTCTGGCTCCCAGCATTTCGATTTCCGCATATCGATCTACCAGCCTGGCGGCTGGGCCGAGGCCCACAAACACGAACAAGCGGAGAATATTTACTACATCCTCAAGGGAACTGCGAGAGTCACGCTCGACGGGAAGCCGCATATATGCGAGCCCGGCGCCGTTATTTTCATCCCCCCGGGCGTGATGCATGGCATCGACAATCCTGGCACCTCGGATCTCGAGTTCGTTGTTGTCGCCTCCCCTCCAGACGACATGGCGCGGCCCTAG